The following proteins come from a genomic window of Cronobacter muytjensii ATCC 51329:
- the hinT gene encoding purine nucleoside phosphoramidase: protein MAEETIFSKIIRREIPSDIVYQDELVTAFRDISPQTPTHILIVPNVLIPTVNDVTPEHEQALGRLFTAAAKIAQQEGIAQDGYRLIMNCNRHGGQEVYHIHMHLVGGRPLGPMLAHKGL, encoded by the coding sequence ATGGCCGAAGAAACCATTTTCAGCAAAATTATTCGTCGCGAGATCCCGTCGGATATCGTTTATCAGGATGAGCTGGTAACGGCGTTTCGCGATATTTCTCCCCAGACCCCAACCCATATTTTAATCGTCCCGAATGTACTGATACCGACCGTCAATGACGTCACGCCGGAACACGAGCAGGCGCTTGGTCGTCTGTTTACCGCCGCCGCGAAAATCGCGCAGCAGGAAGGTATTGCGCAAGACGGTTATCGCCTCATCATGAACTGCAACCGTCACGGCGGGCAGGAGGTCTACCACATCCATATGCATCTGGTAGGTGGCCGTCCGCTGGGGCCAATGCTTGCGCATAAAGGTCTCTGA
- the fhuE gene encoding ferric-rhodotorulic acid/ferric-coprogen receptor FhuE — MAKHALRQGVVPASSLPSLLALSIASALAAPAVYAAPATNDTIVVDAAADSGTPDESQDYSVKTTTSGTKMLLVPRDIPQSVSVISQQRMQDQQLDTIEDVLANTTGVTVSRIDTSRTNFFARGFYISNFAYEDMPTFLDNRWNFGDTAGDTAIYDKIEVVRGAAGLMSGTGNPSAYVNMVRKHADSREFKGNVSATYGSWDKQRYVMDLQAPLVESGDIRGRVVAGYQDNDSWVERNHYRKKFISGVVDADITDSTQLSLGYDYQESEEDSPTWGGFPSLYSDGSRTHFRRGFNTAADWAYSNLDSTKIFANLTQRFDNGWEAKVNAMHAETNFDNRLMYIDGFPDKTTGRYNAALFQGAWGGWNVGERKQDSVDAFVRGGYELAGRQHEMMFGGSYSRQRNNYDNAYPVNDNFGLMDVGNIHNYNGDTLANPTWSDFALYQRDVIRQKSLYAATRLSLADPLHLILGARYTEWNAKYNLERKPDEIRRSKADDVTPYAGLIYDINDTWSAYASYTSIFQPSGQRDINSEFLDPTTGKAYEAGVKADWFNTRLTASLAVFRIEQDNVAVNTGVTIPGSGGQSAYKAVNGTVSKGVELELNGALTDNWQLTFGASRYVAEDDEGLAVNPDQPRTTMKLFTRYQLPMMPELTVGGGARWQTKTWQDFVGPNGDTRITQGGYTVVDLFTRYQATKNFAVQANLNNVFDKEYYDYLGTYGVYGAPRNFSVTASYSF, encoded by the coding sequence ATGGCTAAGCATGCACTTCGTCAGGGCGTCGTTCCGGCGTCTTCTCTTCCCTCTTTGCTGGCGTTAAGCATTGCCAGCGCGCTGGCGGCACCAGCAGTTTACGCAGCACCGGCGACAAACGACACCATTGTGGTCGACGCGGCTGCCGACAGCGGCACGCCTGATGAGTCGCAGGATTACAGCGTTAAAACCACGACATCCGGCACGAAAATGCTGCTGGTGCCGCGCGATATCCCGCAATCGGTGAGCGTGATTAGCCAACAGCGCATGCAGGATCAGCAGCTGGATACCATTGAAGATGTACTGGCAAACACCACGGGCGTGACCGTCTCGCGTATCGACACCAGCCGCACAAACTTCTTCGCGCGCGGTTTCTACATCAGCAATTTTGCCTACGAGGATATGCCGACGTTCCTTGATAACCGCTGGAACTTTGGCGATACCGCGGGCGACACGGCGATTTATGACAAAATTGAAGTTGTGCGCGGCGCCGCCGGGCTAATGAGCGGTACCGGTAACCCTTCGGCTTACGTCAACATGGTTCGCAAACATGCGGACAGCAGAGAATTTAAAGGCAACGTTTCCGCGACTTACGGCAGCTGGGATAAACAGCGTTACGTGATGGATTTGCAGGCCCCGCTGGTGGAATCCGGCGACATTCGCGGGCGTGTCGTGGCAGGTTATCAGGATAACGACAGCTGGGTTGAGCGTAACCACTATCGTAAAAAATTCATTTCCGGTGTCGTGGATGCCGACATTACCGATTCTACACAGTTGTCGCTGGGGTATGACTACCAGGAAAGTGAAGAAGACAGCCCGACCTGGGGCGGTTTTCCTTCCCTCTACAGCGACGGCAGCCGCACACATTTCCGCCGTGGATTTAATACCGCTGCCGACTGGGCTTACTCCAACCTCGATTCCACCAAAATTTTCGCCAACCTGACGCAGCGCTTCGATAATGGCTGGGAAGCGAAAGTCAACGCGATGCATGCCGAAACCAACTTCGACAATCGCCTGATGTATATCGATGGATTCCCGGACAAAACGACCGGTCGCTACAACGCCGCTCTCTTTCAGGGCGCATGGGGCGGCTGGAACGTGGGCGAACGTAAGCAGGATTCAGTCGACGCCTTTGTCCGCGGCGGTTACGAACTGGCGGGTCGCCAGCACGAAATGATGTTTGGCGGAAGCTACAGTCGGCAGCGCAACAATTACGACAACGCCTATCCGGTGAATGACAACTTCGGACTGATGGATGTCGGTAATATTCATAATTATAACGGCGATACGCTGGCTAACCCCACCTGGTCTGATTTCGCGCTGTACCAGCGCGATGTGATTCGCCAGAAATCCCTTTATGCCGCGACGCGCCTCTCTCTTGCCGATCCGCTGCATCTGATTCTGGGTGCGCGTTATACTGAATGGAACGCGAAATATAATCTTGAGCGTAAACCGGATGAAATTCGCCGCAGCAAAGCGGACGACGTGACGCCTTACGCGGGCCTGATTTACGACATCAACGACACGTGGTCAGCGTATGCGAGCTACACCTCTATCTTCCAGCCAAGCGGGCAGCGCGATATCAACAGCGAGTTTCTCGACCCGACCACCGGCAAGGCATATGAGGCAGGCGTCAAAGCAGACTGGTTTAACACACGCCTGACGGCCTCGCTGGCGGTGTTTCGTATCGAACAGGATAACGTCGCCGTTAATACCGGTGTAACGATTCCGGGCTCCGGCGGCCAGTCGGCCTATAAAGCTGTCAATGGCACCGTAAGTAAAGGCGTTGAGCTTGAACTAAACGGCGCCCTGACCGATAACTGGCAGTTGACCTTCGGCGCGAGCCGCTATGTGGCGGAAGACGACGAGGGCCTTGCGGTCAACCCGGATCAGCCGCGCACCACCATGAAGCTCTTTACGCGCTACCAGCTGCCGATGATGCCTGAACTCACCGTGGGCGGCGGCGCGCGCTGGCAGACCAAAACCTGGCAGGATTTTGTTGGCCCGAACGGCGACACGCGTATCACTCAGGGCGGTTACACCGTTGTCGACCTGTTCACGCGTTACCAGGCAACGAAAAATTTCGCGGTTCAGGCAAACCTTAATAACGTCTTTGATAAAGAATATTACGATTACCTCGGCACGTACGGCGTGTACGGCGCGCCGCGTAATTTCTCAGTGACCGCAAGCTACAGTTTCTGA